A stretch of Crossiella cryophila DNA encodes these proteins:
- a CDS encoding RNA polymerase sigma factor, with protein MTSPLDRDTWARLYHRHARELHRYLCCRVDSQVADDLVSETFLTAWERRDSFEPARASARAWLFGIAVNLLRRHTRAEGRRLRAWAREHGRRSVTEQVDEHTAAVVDAQSLATDLAGTLAGLRPEEREVLLMVAWADLTATEIAEATSTQVGTVRTRLFRARRKLRARCLGGRSALVSDLDVAS; from the coding sequence GTGACCAGCCCGCTTGACCGGGACACCTGGGCCCGGCTCTACCACCGCCACGCCCGTGAGCTGCACCGATACCTGTGCTGCCGGGTGGACTCCCAGGTCGCCGACGACCTGGTGTCGGAGACCTTCCTGACCGCGTGGGAACGCAGGGACAGCTTCGAGCCGGCACGGGCGAGCGCGCGGGCCTGGCTGTTCGGCATCGCGGTCAACCTGCTGCGCAGGCACACCCGCGCGGAGGGCCGCAGGCTGCGGGCCTGGGCCAGGGAGCACGGGCGGCGGTCGGTGACCGAGCAGGTCGACGAGCACACCGCGGCGGTGGTGGACGCCCAGTCGCTGGCCACCGACCTGGCCGGGACGCTGGCCGGACTGCGACCCGAGGAACGCGAGGTGCTGCTGATGGTGGCCTGGGCGGACCTGACCGCGACCGAGATCGCCGAGGCCACCTCGACCCAGGTGGGCACGGTGCGCACCCGGTTGTTCCGGGCCAGGCGGAAACTGCGGGCCCGCTGTCTCGGCGGCAGGTCGGCGCTGGTCAGCGACCTGGACGTGGCGAGCTGA
- a CDS encoding glycosyltransferase 87 family protein, producing the protein MPNLKALVKQAVAAGPPSPTQAATGLTPRWELARRVVWGLWWLMLIGLPLAFMSRYFLDLEVYRNGGLAWWQGIPLYIDFPGPLPGPRLPFTYPPIAAVLFSVFAALPGWLMNTLVLATSFLAMTAVCVLVAGKLFQRKEIAWTVGAGAAVLAIGMEPVISTLAFGQINIMLMALVVVDCFAVRDPRWRGVLVGLAAAIKLTPAVFVLYFLVRKDWRAAANAVGAFVVLAMIGFLAAPTDSTEYWFRALIDPTRIGGLAYAPNQSLRGLLHRLNPGPEAISLLWLGLAALVMLLAVIVALRARDEVIALLAIAAGALLASPVSWSHHWVWCVPAFLVAAARARVWQHWALLLSVLALYCAQLFALVPSSEDRELRWTLWQHLPGNAYVWITLVALVVLAIRPARSRLVSR; encoded by the coding sequence ATGCCGAACCTGAAGGCGCTGGTCAAACAGGCCGTCGCAGCCGGACCCCCGTCGCCGACCCAAGCCGCCACCGGTCTGACCCCCCGGTGGGAACTCGCCCGCCGCGTGGTGTGGGGACTGTGGTGGCTGATGCTGATCGGCCTGCCGCTGGCCTTCATGAGCCGGTATTTCCTGGACCTCGAGGTCTACCGCAACGGCGGACTCGCGTGGTGGCAAGGAATTCCGCTCTACATCGACTTCCCCGGCCCGCTGCCGGGACCGCGGCTGCCGTTCACCTATCCGCCGATCGCCGCGGTGCTGTTCAGCGTGTTCGCCGCGTTGCCGGGCTGGCTGATGAACACCCTGGTGCTCGCCACCAGCTTCCTGGCGATGACCGCGGTCTGCGTGCTGGTGGCCGGGAAACTGTTCCAGCGCAAGGAAATCGCCTGGACGGTCGGCGCGGGCGCCGCGGTGCTGGCGATCGGCATGGAGCCGGTGATCTCCACCCTCGCCTTCGGCCAGATCAACATCATGCTGATGGCACTGGTGGTCGTCGACTGCTTCGCCGTGCGCGATCCGCGCTGGCGCGGGGTGCTGGTGGGCCTGGCCGCCGCGATCAAACTGACCCCCGCGGTGTTCGTGCTGTACTTCCTGGTGCGCAAGGACTGGCGCGCCGCGGCGAACGCGGTCGGCGCCTTCGTGGTGCTCGCGATGATCGGATTCCTCGCCGCGCCAACGGATTCCACCGAGTACTGGTTCCGCGCGCTCATCGACCCGACCCGCATCGGCGGCCTGGCCTACGCCCCGAACCAGTCCCTGCGCGGCCTGCTGCACCGGCTCAACCCCGGCCCGGAGGCGATTTCCCTGCTGTGGCTGGGACTTGCCGCACTGGTGATGCTGCTCGCGGTCATCGTGGCGCTGCGGGCCAGGGACGAGGTGATCGCGTTGCTGGCCATCGCCGCCGGCGCGCTGCTCGCCTCCCCGGTGTCCTGGTCCCACCACTGGGTCTGGTGCGTGCCCGCCTTCCTGGTCGCCGCCGCCCGCGCCAGGGTCTGGCAGCACTGGGCGCTGCTGCTCAGCGTGCTCGCCCTGTACTGCGCGCAGTTGTTCGCCCTGGTGCCCAGCTCCGAGGACCGCGAACTGCGCTGGACGCTCTGGCAGCACCTCCCCGGCAACGCCTACGTCTGGATCACCCTGGTCGCACTGGTGGTGCTCGCGATCCGGCCTGCCCGGAGCCGTCTGGTCAGTCGATAG
- a CDS encoding glycosyl hydrolase family 18 protein produces the protein MVTAAAAITMGLAAPSSAAPVEKAAVEPTAVQALPPGFRSVGYMPSWSGNVNTIQYRKLTHINYAFALPNANGTLQAIPDPNKLRSLVTQGHNNGVKVSLAIGGWNNGNDSAFEALARSAGTRTAFVNAVVNVINQYNLDGVDIDWEYPDPGASGNNFTALMQQLSGALKPKGKLLTAAVVSGGSTANGVQPAVFGVVDFLNIMAYDGGSPHANYQWSIDSLNGWKARGLPASKAVLGVPFYSRPNYLTYAQIVAMNAANAQKDCIQASGAQQCYNGIPTIKRKTQWAKTNAGGIMNWELSQDTTGATSLVSAIFDAAGS, from the coding sequence TTGGTCACGGCGGCGGCCGCGATCACCATGGGACTCGCCGCGCCGAGCAGCGCGGCCCCGGTGGAGAAGGCAGCGGTGGAACCGACCGCGGTGCAGGCACTGCCGCCCGGTTTCCGCAGCGTGGGCTACATGCCGTCCTGGTCCGGCAACGTGAACACCATCCAGTACCGCAAGCTCACCCACATCAACTACGCCTTCGCGCTGCCCAACGCGAACGGGACCCTGCAGGCCATCCCGGACCCGAACAAGCTGCGCTCGCTGGTGACCCAGGGGCACAACAACGGCGTCAAGGTGTCGCTGGCGATCGGCGGCTGGAACAACGGCAACGACTCGGCCTTCGAGGCGCTGGCGCGCAGCGCGGGCACCAGGACCGCCTTCGTCAACGCGGTGGTCAACGTGATCAACCAGTACAACCTGGACGGGGTCGACATTGACTGGGAGTACCCGGATCCCGGTGCCTCCGGCAACAACTTCACCGCGCTGATGCAGCAGCTCAGCGGCGCGCTCAAGCCCAAGGGCAAGCTGCTCACCGCGGCCGTGGTCTCCGGCGGCAGCACCGCCAACGGCGTGCAGCCCGCGGTGTTCGGCGTGGTCGACTTCCTCAACATCATGGCCTACGACGGCGGCAGCCCGCACGCCAACTACCAGTGGTCGATCGACTCGCTCAACGGCTGGAAGGCCCGCGGCCTGCCCGCGAGCAAGGCCGTGCTGGGCGTGCCCTTCTACAGCAGGCCGAACTACCTGACCTACGCCCAGATCGTGGCCATGAACGCGGCCAACGCGCAGAAGGACTGCATCCAGGCCAGTGGCGCGCAGCAGTGCTACAACGGCATCCCCACCATCAAGCGCAAGACCCAGTGGGCCAAGACCAACGCCGGCGGCATCATGAACTGGGAGCTGTCCCAGGACACCACCGGCGCGACCTCACTGGTCAGCGCGATCTTCGACGCGGCAGGCAGTTAG
- a CDS encoding acyltransferase family protein: MSTTRNAPMSHGEFLALKRFPALDGVRAIAALLVVFFHNDGPGLLQGWLGVQVFFVLSGFLITTLLLREHSRTGRINLPSFYRRRAFRILPVYFVVLFLTAAGLLIAGQFSSNPLGRDFGLYLVFFNEFGLGGPYGHSWSLGIEQKFYLLWPLLAFTLLPRARPLVTAGLMTLSLAVIPFTVAADPKGWSVHYFTVLIGCLLAMIMHNPRGYAMVKPLTRPWIAGAVCLLFVGAHLSVSTLSDLLDKAVFDIPGFVAVVPFYALAAALLMPALLGPGLPQRVLSTKVMVYLGERSYSIYLVQSIAHGIVVGLAPGASGLLLAVPVSLVAIGIADLCYRWVERPMIALGRRREAKAVTAPEPVGHPAEPK, translated from the coding sequence ATGAGCACCACTCGTAACGCGCCGATGAGCCACGGGGAGTTCCTCGCGCTGAAGCGGTTCCCCGCCCTGGACGGGGTGCGCGCCATCGCCGCGCTGCTCGTCGTGTTCTTCCACAACGACGGCCCCGGTCTGTTGCAGGGCTGGCTCGGCGTGCAGGTGTTCTTCGTGCTCTCCGGCTTCCTGATCACGACCCTGTTGCTGCGCGAGCACTCCCGCACCGGGCGGATCAACCTGCCGAGCTTCTATCGCCGCCGCGCGTTCCGGATCCTGCCGGTGTACTTCGTGGTGCTGTTCCTGACCGCGGCCGGCCTGCTGATCGCCGGGCAGTTCAGCTCGAACCCGCTGGGCCGGGACTTCGGGCTCTACCTGGTGTTCTTCAACGAGTTCGGCCTCGGCGGACCGTACGGGCACTCCTGGTCGCTGGGCATCGAGCAGAAGTTCTACCTGCTCTGGCCGCTGCTGGCCTTCACCCTGCTGCCGCGGGCTCGTCCGCTGGTCACCGCCGGTCTGATGACGCTCTCGCTGGCCGTCATCCCGTTCACCGTGGCCGCCGACCCCAAGGGCTGGTCGGTGCACTACTTCACCGTGCTGATCGGCTGCCTGCTCGCGATGATCATGCACAACCCGCGTGGTTACGCCATGGTCAAGCCGCTGACCAGGCCCTGGATCGCGGGCGCGGTGTGCCTGCTGTTCGTCGGCGCGCACCTGTCCGTGTCCACCCTGTCCGACCTGCTGGACAAGGCCGTGTTCGACATCCCCGGCTTCGTCGCGGTGGTGCCCTTCTACGCCTTGGCCGCCGCGTTGCTGATGCCGGCGCTGCTCGGCCCCGGCCTGCCGCAGCGCGTGCTCTCCACCAAGGTGATGGTCTACCTCGGCGAGCGCTCGTACTCGATCTACCTGGTCCAGTCGATCGCGCACGGCATCGTGGTGGGACTCGCGCCCGGCGCGTCCGGCCTGCTGCTCGCGGTGCCGGTGTCGCTGGTCGCGATCGGCATCGCCGACCTCTGCTACCGCTGGGTGGAGCGCCCGATGATCGCGCTGGGCCGCCGCCGTGAGGCCAAGGCGGTCACGGCGCCCGAACCGGTCGGGCACCCGGCGGAGCCGAAGTGA
- a CDS encoding family 16 glycoside hydrolase, producing the protein MLRRPLWTLLAGIVLLGTAFATPAAADPVLKPMFDGKTLDGWTASKPGEYLVKDGAIHSTGKSRGWLYYNKQQAGTFRWLFHLRQVKGNHAPSVLIWGVTQPINGLGAIQFQPPNGGHWDYRPGHNNSGKEFFTKYPHPKWDVKKWTQCEIVGNQATGIARMACCPLPDGATRCKATEVLAFKDKKAARVGPLAIQIHNSGIEDEYKNLQLEYPVADPDKLITT; encoded by the coding sequence ATGCTTCGTCGTCCACTATGGACACTGCTGGCCGGGATCGTGTTGCTGGGCACGGCTTTCGCCACGCCGGCGGCAGCCGACCCGGTGCTCAAGCCCATGTTCGACGGGAAAACCCTCGACGGCTGGACCGCATCCAAACCGGGTGAGTACCTGGTCAAGGACGGGGCGATCCACAGCACCGGCAAGTCCAGGGGCTGGCTGTACTACAACAAGCAGCAGGCAGGCACCTTCCGCTGGCTGTTCCACCTGCGCCAGGTCAAGGGCAACCACGCGCCCTCGGTGCTGATCTGGGGCGTCACCCAGCCGATCAACGGACTGGGCGCCATCCAGTTCCAGCCGCCCAACGGCGGTCACTGGGACTACCGGCCGGGGCACAACAACAGCGGCAAGGAGTTCTTCACCAAGTACCCCCACCCCAAGTGGGACGTGAAGAAGTGGACCCAGTGCGAGATCGTGGGCAACCAGGCCACCGGGATCGCGCGGATGGCCTGCTGCCCGCTGCCGGACGGGGCCACCAGGTGCAAGGCCACCGAGGTGCTGGCGTTCAAGGACAAGAAGGCGGCCAGGGTCGGACCGCTGGCGATCCAGATCCACAACTCCGGCATCGAGGACGAGTACAAGAACCTCCAGCTCGAGTACCCGGTGGCCGATCCGGACAAGCTGATCACCACCTGA
- a CDS encoding bacteriophage spanin2 family protein — MRAARPVATVLLTLGLFGGLAGCGALQQATDTANKVGDAANKATLCIDALKLAGFTPNAADPQKALEESQKKAKELEALAAKAGDTTLKTAIDDMAKTMNSVTLKDFGPEALATWLKTKTDQLAKLTTACGS, encoded by the coding sequence GGGCCTGTTCGGCGGCCTTGCCGGCTGCGGCGCGCTCCAGCAGGCGACCGACACCGCGAACAAGGTGGGCGACGCGGCCAACAAGGCCACGCTGTGCATCGACGCGCTGAAGCTGGCCGGCTTCACCCCGAACGCCGCGGACCCGCAGAAGGCCCTCGAAGAGAGCCAGAAGAAGGCCAAGGAGCTGGAGGCGCTGGCCGCCAAGGCCGGCGACACCACGCTCAAGACCGCCATCGACGACATGGCCAAGACGATGAACTCGGTGACGCTGAAGGACTTCGGCCCGGAGGCGCTGGCCACCTGGCTCAAGACCAAGACCGACCAGCTCGCCAAGCTGACCACCGCCTGCGGTAGCTGA